One Thermoanaerobaculia bacterium DNA window includes the following coding sequences:
- a CDS encoding transporter substrate-binding domain-containing protein — MASADRPDQGKILVFIPLLFLGGFISLSCNPRIPEPAARVEKETRDPERANALLFNRFREPWKGDLIEISRERRPLRALVLYSRTSFFVDRGTPRGLEFELLHGYESYLNRDRKKKQFRYRISFDPVNVDQLIPSLLEGRGDIAAVSLTVTPERRRLVRFTEPYIRNVREIVVTSHSAEEIRELKDLSGKDVYVVSGSSHADHLRRLNRRLESAGFPPVNVIEVDEYLSPEDVLEMVSSGIFPITVMDSHIAELWSRVLKGLILKKDVVVNNSGNLAWAVRKEDSQLLESLNNFIREEGRQGTWLGNILFKRYFRNTRWLKNPLAGEGKERFEKLLSLFDKYADLYGFDRLLIAAQAYQESGFDPEAVSSDGALGIMQVLPTTAAEPFIGIPDIEDLENNIHAGVKYLAFLRDTYFSDPNIPPLARINFTLAAYNAGPGKVEQLRKMALERGLNPNLWFQSVEQVALQKMGLETVQYVANIHKYYIALRSVEPPARPVSIKELHKSDKAIPVL; from the coding sequence ATGGCGTCTGCCGATCGTCCCGATCAGGGTAAGATTTTAGTATTCATTCCTCTTCTTTTCCTGGGTGGATTCATCTCTCTTTCCTGTAATCCCAGGATCCCGGAACCGGCAGCCAGAGTGGAAAAGGAAACCCGGGATCCGGAACGCGCTAACGCACTTCTCTTTAACCGGTTTCGGGAGCCATGGAAAGGCGATCTGATCGAAATTTCCAGGGAACGCCGTCCCCTGCGGGCGCTGGTCCTCTACAGTCGAACCTCGTTCTTTGTGGATCGGGGGACGCCAAGAGGTCTGGAATTCGAACTTCTCCACGGGTACGAGTCTTATCTGAATCGGGACCGAAAAAAGAAACAGTTTCGCTATCGAATTTCCTTTGATCCCGTAAATGTGGACCAGCTTATTCCTTCCCTTCTGGAGGGAAGGGGGGACATTGCGGCGGTCAGTCTGACCGTTACTCCGGAGCGGAGACGGCTGGTACGGTTCACGGAGCCTTATATCCGAAATGTTCGTGAGATCGTTGTGACCTCTCATTCCGCGGAAGAAATCAGGGAGCTGAAAGACTTAAGCGGAAAAGATGTCTATGTCGTATCGGGAAGCAGCCACGCGGACCATTTGAGACGATTGAATCGAAGGCTGGAGAGTGCGGGGTTTCCCCCGGTTAATGTCATTGAAGTTGATGAGTATCTTAGCCCGGAGGATGTTTTGGAAATGGTCTCTTCGGGGATTTTCCCCATAACCGTAATGGACAGCCATATTGCGGAGCTGTGGTCCCGGGTTCTCAAGGGATTGATCCTGAAAAAGGACGTGGTCGTGAATAATTCGGGAAACCTCGCATGGGCTGTCCGCAAGGAAGACTCCCAGCTTCTGGAGAGTCTGAATAACTTTATACGTGAGGAAGGTCGCCAGGGGACCTGGCTTGGGAACATTCTTTTCAAAAGATATTTCCGAAACACGCGATGGCTCAAGAATCCCCTCGCAGGGGAGGGTAAGGAAAGGTTTGAGAAGCTGTTGTCTCTCTTTGACAAGTATGCGGACCTCTACGGTTTTGATCGTCTCCTTATCGCAGCTCAGGCCTACCAGGAATCCGGGTTCGATCCGGAGGCCGTATCTTCCGACGGCGCCCTCGGAATCATGCAGGTTCTTCCCACAACGGCGGCAGAACCCTTTATCGGGATTCCCGATATTGAAGATCTGGAGAACAATATCCATGCAGGGGTGAAGTACCTGGCCTTTTTACGGGATACCTATTTCAGTGACCCGAATATTCCTCCTCTGGCCCGGATCAACTTTACGCTGGCAGCCTATAATGCCGGTCCCGGTAAAGTGGAACAATTGAGGAAGATGGCCCTGGAACGGGGTCTGAACCCGAACCTCTGGTTCCAGAGTGTGGAACAGGTGGCCCTCCAGAAAATGGGCCTGGAAACCGTGCAATATGTAGCAAACATCCATAAATATTACATTGCCCTGCGTTCAGTGGAACCCCCTGCTCGCCCTGTTTCCATTAAAGAATTGCACAAAAGTGATAAAGCAATTCCTGTGTTATGA
- a CDS encoding deoxyhypusine synthase, whose protein sequence is MASKEDFLKETIQHFDVREHNVVPLVDAMQHMAFSARSLYRAASIYDMMLADPNCTIVLTLAGSIFSAGLKRIVYDMITHNMVDAIVSTGAIIVDQDFFEALGFKHYVGSPFVDDNLLRDLHIDRIYDTFIDEDELRICDDTCAKIFNGMKPGPYSSREFLAEFGKYLDSIGGPKVGDSVVYAAYKHEVPIFVPAFSDCSAGFGFVVHQTERPDHHVSVDSAKDFVELTKIKVASGETGIFMIGGGVPKNFTQDIVVAADILQEDAEMHKYAVQITVADERDGALSGSTLKEASSWGKVSQSYEQMVYAEATLAMPLVVGYAYHRGSWKGRTPRKFQTLFQA, encoded by the coding sequence ATGGCAAGTAAGGAAGATTTTCTCAAGGAAACGATCCAACATTTTGATGTTCGGGAGCATAACGTGGTTCCCCTCGTCGACGCAATGCAACATATGGCTTTTTCCGCGCGAAGCCTCTATCGGGCGGCTTCGATATACGACATGATGCTTGCGGATCCGAACTGCACGATTGTTCTTACCCTTGCCGGAAGCATCTTCAGTGCCGGACTCAAGCGAATCGTTTATGACATGATCACCCACAACATGGTGGATGCCATCGTTTCCACAGGAGCCATTATTGTAGATCAGGATTTCTTTGAAGCTCTGGGATTCAAACATTATGTAGGATCTCCGTTCGTGGATGATAACCTCTTACGTGATCTGCACATTGATCGGATTTACGACACCTTTATTGATGAGGATGAGTTGAGAATTTGTGATGACACATGCGCGAAAATATTCAACGGAATGAAGCCGGGTCCCTATTCCTCAAGGGAATTTCTTGCGGAGTTCGGGAAATACCTCGATTCAATTGGAGGGCCGAAGGTTGGCGATTCGGTTGTCTATGCCGCATACAAACATGAAGTTCCTATCTTTGTCCCTGCCTTTTCTGACTGTTCTGCAGGATTTGGGTTTGTGGTCCATCAGACCGAACGTCCCGATCACCACGTCTCCGTCGATTCGGCAAAGGATTTTGTCGAACTCACGAAAATCAAGGTCGCAAGCGGAGAAACGGGGATTTTCATGATTGGCGGAGGTGTCCCGAAAAATTTCACTCAGGACATCGTCGTTGCGGCTGACATCCTTCAGGAAGATGCAGAGATGCACAAGTATGCCGTTCAGATTACGGTAGCGGATGAAAGGGATGGCGCCCTTTCAGGTTCGACTCTCAAGGAAGCCAGTTCCTGGGGAAAGGTCTCCCAGAGTTACGAACAGATGGTGTATGCGGAAGCCACACTCGCCATGCCGCTGGTGGTTGGATACGCATACCACAGGGGATCATGGAAAGGGCGTACGCCCCGAAAATTTCAAACACTCTTTCAGGCCTGA
- a CDS encoding two-component regulator propeller domain-containing protein: protein MARSFWSLLFSMFLFFFALSLPAQWTPSRNFTVRDGLSQSQVTDILQDSAGYIWIATQGGVSRFNGRRFEVFTTLSGLPDDVVMALAADDEGSVWVGTDAGYVACWDRMKWVIFTPPQESGSDSINGLCAVRDGAVLLGYDSGLFQLGYRGTTLLRPGRIRELCTDQKGGAWILSDELMHFHDGTIETVILPSSLSAASIRALQGVPDGLWVAWSNGDVAFFKNNQIVETLHTGLEFISAIEPSGHGGYWVGTTLGLYHVTPDSPPEAIRLVPGESQPWISDLFVDHEGSLWVGTWGGGLFQYSSPSLFIFNRATGLPASTIWSVIESPEGTIWMGTDESGALEWTSRGWGRSIDRRSGLPSNTVSSLGYDTDGNLWIGTDRGISRWKQDQPVSTWREKDGLPNDFIYCLTPDPEQGMWAGTDNGLIHFSGDTWNLFNSEHGLPDHVIRAMTFDEKGILWLATHSAGLVRYDGTNFESFGRSYGIPNVRLWCLMSDRRGRIWAGTDSGIWIFDPASGRGKVVDQSHGLPSMNVLFLGQDHRGGVWVGTTRGVSHLTEDGAVVQNYGAQHGLSDSEVAENAVLVDQNGYVWMGMSNGLTRVNPELLSANPHPPRAVLERVLVNGQVISGVITNREKDEKSDPITLDPGADEVRFEFAALCFLVPENARFRFMLEGFDPRMNLGTEESHVTYRNLGNGSYRFVLQASTSPGIWSDPVHVNLILRPDWYETVFFKVVCLFLGIVALAGLSFARTASLRRKRIQLEQLVGERTTELKRANEHITEQNLLLKELSRTDPLTGLSNRRVLQEQLPIEMAVHIREVTRLKHKDLWDYHGLVVIMMDLDGFKEINDRYGHETGDTVLKGIAMTLNESLREIDLAVRWGGDEFVILGRSLNAYGAEQLSRRILSMVESLEFSVPTDESIRVAASIGYVRYPLSREVWIRSSQWSLLVDAADALLYHAKSRGKARACGVTCASGSKGNEAEGKLLEAVIQNPSRLPGELVMLEICTGDLPGDSELL, encoded by the coding sequence ATGGCACGTTCCTTTTGGAGCCTACTCTTTTCAATGTTTCTCTTCTTTTTCGCGCTGTCGCTTCCGGCGCAATGGACTCCTTCCCGCAACTTTACCGTCCGGGACGGGCTTTCTCAATCTCAGGTCACAGATATACTTCAGGATTCGGCAGGTTATATATGGATTGCAACACAGGGAGGAGTTTCCCGGTTTAATGGCCGCAGATTTGAAGTATTCACGACCCTTTCAGGCCTGCCCGATGATGTCGTTATGGCACTTGCTGCGGATGATGAAGGTTCCGTCTGGGTAGGAACTGACGCCGGGTATGTGGCTTGCTGGGACAGGATGAAATGGGTGATCTTTACGCCCCCCCAGGAATCTGGATCGGATTCGATCAATGGATTATGCGCAGTCAGAGATGGAGCTGTTCTGCTTGGATATGATTCCGGCTTATTTCAATTAGGTTACAGGGGAACAACCTTATTGAGACCTGGCCGAATCCGTGAATTGTGCACCGATCAGAAAGGAGGGGCCTGGATCCTTTCTGATGAATTAATGCATTTTCATGATGGAACGATTGAGACCGTTATCCTGCCTTCTTCTCTGTCCGCGGCTTCCATCCGGGCCTTGCAGGGTGTTCCGGACGGACTCTGGGTCGCGTGGAGTAATGGGGATGTCGCATTCTTCAAAAACAACCAGATTGTCGAAACCCTGCACACCGGGCTGGAATTTATTTCCGCCATCGAACCTTCCGGGCATGGAGGGTACTGGGTGGGGACGACGCTGGGACTCTATCACGTGACTCCCGATTCCCCCCCCGAAGCCATCCGCCTGGTCCCGGGAGAATCGCAGCCATGGATCTCCGATCTTTTTGTCGATCACGAAGGAAGCCTCTGGGTCGGGACCTGGGGGGGAGGGCTGTTTCAATATTCTTCTCCGTCTCTCTTCATTTTTAATCGGGCCACAGGTCTTCCCGCTTCCACCATCTGGTCAGTTATAGAATCTCCTGAAGGCACGATCTGGATGGGAACCGATGAGTCCGGTGCTCTGGAATGGACTTCCCGGGGTTGGGGACGTTCCATTGACCGCAGATCCGGGCTTCCGAGCAACACCGTAAGTTCTCTCGGCTACGACACCGATGGGAATTTATGGATTGGAACGGACCGGGGTATATCAAGATGGAAACAGGACCAACCTGTCAGCACCTGGAGAGAAAAGGATGGACTCCCCAATGATTTTATCTACTGTCTGACCCCCGATCCAGAGCAGGGGATGTGGGCGGGCACCGATAACGGATTAATTCATTTTTCAGGGGATACCTGGAACCTGTTTAACTCGGAACATGGATTACCGGATCACGTTATTCGAGCCATGACTTTTGATGAAAAAGGGATTCTGTGGCTGGCAACCCACAGTGCCGGACTGGTTCGTTATGATGGAACGAATTTTGAATCCTTTGGCCGTTCTTATGGGATTCCCAACGTTCGATTGTGGTGCCTCATGTCGGACCGCCGCGGCAGAATCTGGGCGGGCACGGATTCAGGAATCTGGATTTTTGATCCGGCCTCAGGCAGGGGGAAGGTGGTCGATCAATCCCATGGACTCCCGAGCATGAATGTTCTTTTCCTGGGACAGGATCATCGTGGCGGTGTGTGGGTGGGTACGACACGGGGTGTGTCTCATCTCACGGAAGATGGCGCAGTTGTTCAGAACTACGGTGCCCAGCATGGGTTAAGTGACAGCGAAGTGGCAGAAAACGCAGTGCTAGTGGATCAAAATGGGTATGTATGGATGGGGATGTCGAATGGACTCACGAGGGTAAACCCCGAATTGCTCTCCGCCAATCCGCACCCTCCGAGGGCTGTACTGGAGCGCGTTCTCGTGAATGGACAGGTGATCTCCGGTGTGATCACGAATCGTGAAAAGGATGAAAAGTCGGATCCCATTACCCTGGATCCCGGGGCAGACGAAGTGCGGTTTGAATTTGCCGCCCTCTGTTTTCTCGTCCCTGAAAACGCACGATTCCGATTCATGCTGGAAGGATTCGATCCCCGTATGAACCTGGGGACGGAAGAGTCCCACGTGACGTATCGTAATCTGGGGAATGGAAGCTATCGATTCGTTCTGCAGGCTTCAACCAGCCCGGGGATCTGGTCAGATCCTGTTCATGTAAATTTGATCTTAAGACCGGATTGGTATGAGACGGTGTTTTTCAAGGTTGTATGTCTGTTTCTGGGAATTGTAGCTCTGGCAGGACTTTCTTTTGCCCGCACCGCATCCCTGCGCCGCAAGAGAATTCAGCTGGAACAATTGGTGGGAGAGAGGACAACGGAACTGAAGCGGGCGAATGAACATATCACAGAACAAAATCTCCTGCTGAAGGAACTGAGCCGGACAGATCCCCTGACAGGGTTGAGCAATCGAAGGGTATTACAGGAACAGCTTCCTATCGAAATGGCTGTCCACATCCGGGAAGTTACAAGGCTGAAGCATAAGGATTTGTGGGATTACCATGGCCTGGTCGTGATTATGATGGACCTGGACGGTTTTAAAGAGATCAACGATCGATATGGCCATGAAACGGGGGATACGGTCCTCAAAGGAATCGCGATGACGCTGAATGAATCTCTAAGGGAAATTGACCTCGCCGTGAGATGGGGAGGAGATGAGTTTGTCATACTTGGTCGAAGCCTGAATGCCTACGGGGCGGAACAGCTTTCACGGAGAATCCTTTCGATGGTCGAATCACTTGAGTTTTCGGTTCCGACAGATGAATCGATCCGGGTTGCGGCTTCGATCGGATATGTGCGTTACCCCCTCTCCCGTGAAGTCTGGATACGCTCTTCCCAGTGGTCCCTGCTGGTCGATGCAGCAGATGCCCTGCTCTATCATGCCAAATCCCGGGGAAAAGCCAGGGCCTGCGGTGTCACCTGCGCTTCGGGTTCAAAGGGCAACGAAGCGGAAGGGAAATTGCTGGAAGCTGTGATTCAAAATCCTTCCCGGCTTCCCGGCGAACTGGTTATGCTGGAAATCTGTACCGGTGATCTGCCGGGTGATTCAGAATTACTCTGA
- a CDS encoding aldo/keto reductase has protein sequence MQSLKKTSTMADLTRLGLGTWAWGGGGWAYGWGRQDEKSCVDTLETALSLGISWVDTAPVYGLGRAETILGKAMKVLKVRPFVATKCGLAWNEKRKVFPCLSKKSVLDEAEQSLRRLGVDMIDLYQIHWPVPEKDIEEAWDTVEELRLKGWIRFAGVSNFSLEQLTRVHRIHPVSTLQPPYSMFMRDIDADLLPFCQKKGIGVLTYSPMQKGMLTDKFTREWVAGLPSDDHRTRDPMFKEPRLSDNLRTVSSLKTIANECGLSLSQLAIAWCLRSGAVTSAIVGARTPMQIRETAGIVNVRLEEGVIEQVNRILDGRTG, from the coding sequence ATGCAATCTCTAAAGAAAACATCAACAATGGCGGATCTTACTCGATTGGGACTGGGTACATGGGCATGGGGGGGAGGCGGGTGGGCGTATGGCTGGGGAAGACAGGATGAGAAGTCCTGTGTGGATACTCTGGAAACAGCACTTTCTCTTGGCATTTCATGGGTGGATACAGCCCCGGTGTATGGCCTGGGGAGGGCTGAAACGATTCTGGGAAAGGCCATGAAAGTATTAAAAGTCCGGCCTTTTGTGGCAACGAAATGCGGGCTGGCCTGGAATGAAAAGAGAAAGGTGTTTCCATGTCTCTCGAAGAAGAGTGTACTGGATGAGGCAGAGCAGAGTCTGAGACGACTGGGTGTGGATATGATCGATCTTTATCAGATTCACTGGCCTGTGCCTGAAAAAGACATCGAGGAAGCGTGGGATACTGTTGAGGAACTTAGATTAAAGGGGTGGATTCGGTTTGCGGGAGTCTCGAATTTCTCCCTTGAACAGCTGACCAGGGTTCACCGGATTCATCCGGTATCCACACTCCAACCTCCCTACAGCATGTTTATGAGGGATATCGATGCCGATCTCCTGCCCTTTTGTCAGAAAAAGGGCATTGGCGTATTGACATATTCCCCAATGCAGAAAGGGATGCTGACCGATAAATTTACCCGGGAATGGGTGGCGGGTCTTCCTTCAGATGACCACCGCACCCGTGATCCCATGTTTAAAGAACCCCGGTTGTCGGATAACCTTCGCACGGTATCGTCATTAAAAACCATTGCGAATGAATGCGGATTATCCCTTTCCCAGCTGGCGATAGCCTGGTGCCTGCGATCCGGTGCCGTGACTTCAGCCATAGTGGGAGCCCGTACTCCCATGCAGATTCGCGAGACCGCAGGAATCGTTAATGTGAGATTGGAAGAGGGTGTAATTGAACAAGTGAATCGAATTCTGGATGGCAGGACTGGATGA
- a CDS encoding diguanylate cyclase, whose product MRRLLLLAGILGLCVYPLFSAQFPMKIYGNSDGLPQTQIQALSQDRRGILCIGTVGGFATYDGNHFERYTHRSGLPALEITALSQQGTDKIFIGTDHGLVVYSHFSLEPTMVSLPVTAVRSYGDNAFFTTRKGLYYLREGQLLPVLEEENLKFDIFPNGDLAILHGKEIFLGPYNKLSPKSLSFDGQALDIKIHNRDVLIMSSSGIHRLSGGKISTLLHVQNPSAFTVSSDGELWVAALSTLYYFSRGQWVTVSTIPTPTFELINCIMVDREKNVWLGKDDGLSKIPFKHMVVYGVEDGFPNVYIRSITAASGGGVFLGGIDFLARFDGSTGTYAPLDNPVEPGGMIRSILVLPSGVRYLGTQSHGLYVQFRNRTVHLKSIEDRETGSIYQMAEIGTTVWIACDEGLLTCTGDQCTWQNYEPLISPPIYSIATDRDNGIYLGTRQGVRYLKDGKVSTPKGLERLDREEINCLKFDSHGNLWIGTHGAGLLRYDGTSLDIFDESTAFPNDFLWDIIEDPDGSIWACSNRGIHNLQQNRWLTFNSRDGLPGDEIFIHTAERDQKGNLYFALPRGLLVVLSDKRSEEVPPLPEVLVRLVTSTTQSLNYPEKPVILPPQDRSLTVDFAATSLKNESAILYSHRLKNWSDEWTTPSPHTHVQYTGLKPGNYIFEVKALDYANRWTSSKELPIILEPAWHETVLFKGLVLFASLFVIGFLIFMRFRLLRIKQDELQALVDERTRELKATMEEVENLSVTDSLTGLHNRRFFMENFKQLLALGARLGKSICFAMIDMDNFKEINDKSGHLLGDKILRRFGSLLTDHFRTSDLVARYGGDEFIVGLITNDVDSVVDRFSRFANSVAATNLGPEGMTIYLTVSIGISVLHPGTSETITFDHMAGAADRALYSSKAEGKNRLAVDVISPG is encoded by the coding sequence GTGAGGCGCCTTCTATTACTGGCCGGAATTCTCGGGCTATGTGTATATCCTCTTTTTTCCGCTCAATTTCCGATGAAAATTTATGGAAATTCCGACGGTCTTCCTCAGACCCAGATTCAGGCGCTTTCCCAGGATCGTCGCGGAATCCTCTGCATTGGTACGGTGGGTGGATTTGCCACCTACGATGGGAACCACTTTGAACGCTACACCCATCGGTCCGGGCTTCCGGCACTGGAAATCACTGCATTAAGCCAGCAGGGAACAGACAAAATCTTTATCGGTACCGATCATGGACTTGTAGTCTACTCCCACTTTTCCCTTGAGCCAACAATGGTCAGCCTGCCTGTTACCGCCGTGCGCAGCTATGGAGACAACGCATTTTTTACCACACGGAAGGGACTGTACTATCTGCGTGAAGGGCAACTTCTTCCCGTCCTGGAAGAGGAAAACCTGAAATTTGACATCTTTCCCAATGGTGACCTTGCGATTCTTCACGGTAAGGAAATTTTTCTGGGCCCGTATAACAAGCTGAGTCCGAAATCCCTGTCCTTTGACGGTCAGGCTCTTGACATAAAAATCCATAATCGAGATGTACTGATCATGTCTTCTTCCGGGATCCACAGGTTGTCCGGAGGTAAAATCAGCACGCTTCTTCACGTCCAGAATCCCTCGGCATTTACGGTTTCGTCCGACGGTGAACTCTGGGTTGCGGCGCTTTCCACTCTGTACTATTTCTCCCGTGGGCAATGGGTTACGGTATCCACCATACCGACACCCACATTTGAGCTCATCAATTGCATCATGGTGGACCGGGAAAAGAATGTATGGCTGGGAAAGGACGATGGCCTCAGCAAAATCCCCTTTAAGCACATGGTGGTCTACGGAGTTGAAGATGGCTTTCCCAATGTTTACATCCGCAGCATAACTGCTGCCTCAGGAGGGGGTGTTTTTCTCGGTGGGATCGACTTTCTGGCCCGATTTGACGGTTCAACCGGAACCTATGCTCCATTAGACAACCCGGTGGAACCGGGGGGCATGATCCGCAGCATTCTCGTCCTCCCCTCGGGTGTACGTTACCTGGGAACCCAATCCCATGGACTCTACGTTCAATTCAGAAACAGGACCGTTCATTTGAAATCGATCGAGGATCGTGAGACGGGTTCGATCTACCAGATGGCAGAAATTGGAACCACAGTCTGGATCGCCTGTGATGAGGGCCTACTGACCTGTACAGGGGATCAGTGCACCTGGCAGAACTACGAGCCCCTCATCAGTCCCCCGATCTATTCCATAGCCACCGACAGGGACAATGGCATATACCTGGGAACCCGGCAGGGAGTCCGCTATCTTAAGGATGGAAAGGTTTCCACTCCAAAGGGTCTGGAACGCCTGGACAGGGAAGAAATTAACTGCCTTAAATTTGATTCCCATGGAAATCTCTGGATTGGAACCCATGGAGCAGGGCTTCTTCGCTACGATGGCACGTCCCTTGACATTTTTGATGAGTCGACCGCTTTTCCCAATGACTTTCTCTGGGACATCATTGAAGATCCCGACGGTTCCATCTGGGCCTGCTCCAACCGGGGAATTCACAATCTCCAGCAGAATCGATGGCTGACCTTCAATTCCAGGGACGGACTTCCCGGAGATGAGATTTTCATCCATACGGCAGAGAGGGATCAGAAAGGCAATCTCTATTTTGCCCTTCCCCGGGGATTACTGGTTGTGTTGTCAGACAAAAGATCCGAAGAAGTTCCACCGCTCCCCGAAGTGCTGGTTCGTCTGGTAACATCGACGACGCAATCTCTGAATTACCCTGAAAAACCTGTTATCCTGCCCCCGCAAGACCGTTCCCTTACCGTTGATTTCGCCGCGACCTCCTTAAAGAATGAATCCGCCATCTTATACAGCCACCGCTTGAAAAACTGGTCCGACGAATGGACCACTCCGTCTCCTCACACTCACGTTCAGTACACCGGTTTAAAACCGGGCAACTACATCTTTGAAGTGAAGGCACTCGATTATGCAAACCGATGGACTTCTTCCAAAGAACTGCCAATAATCCTGGAACCGGCCTGGCATGAGACAGTATTGTTCAAAGGACTGGTACTCTTCGCAAGTCTCTTCGTGATAGGATTTCTCATCTTTATGCGATTCCGGCTCCTGCGGATCAAGCAGGATGAGCTGCAGGCTCTGGTGGATGAAAGGACCCGTGAGTTGAAGGCAACGATGGAGGAGGTTGAAAACCTCTCCGTCACGGACTCACTGACAGGTCTCCACAACCGCCGTTTTTTCATGGAAAACTTCAAGCAGCTGCTGGCCCTGGGCGCCCGACTGGGAAAGAGCATCTGCTTTGCCATGATTGACATGGATAATTTCAAGGAAATTAACGATAAATCGGGTCACCTCCTTGGAGATAAGATCCTGAGACGTTTTGGCAGTCTTCTTACCGACCATTTCCGGACTTCGGATCTGGTGGCTCGCTATGGAGGGGATGAATTTATCGTCGGCCTTATCACGAACGATGTAGACAGCGTCGTGGACAGATTTTCTCGATTTGCAAATTCGGTAGCCGCGACCAATCTTGGACCAGAAGGGATGACCATTTACCTGACAGTTTCCATCGGAATCTCGGTCCTTCATCCGGGCACATCGGAAACGATCACCTTTGATCACATGGCCGGGGCCGCCGATCGCGCTCTGTACTCTTCTAAAGCTGAGGGAAAAAACCGCCTGGCTGTTGACGTAATCTCTCCCGGATAG